ATTTTCTAAATTTTCTATAAGTTTTTTATCTTCATCATTAAAACCTATAATAGATTCTATTCTTATATCATAAACATTATTTTTTATAAGGACTTCATTTATATTATTTTTCACATCAAAAACAGTAGTATTTAATCCAACAAAAACTAAACTACTTAAAAGTATTATAATTAATATTGAAAAAAATCTACTCTTTGATTTCAAAATTTCTTTTAGACTATCTTTATCGCTAACTTTCATAGTTACCACTCTATTTTCTCTATATCAATTTTCTCATTATTTATGGTTATTTTTTTTATGCTTGCATCACTTATTTCTATAATTTTATCAGCCATTTTTGCAATTTCTTGGTTATGTGTTATTAAAACAACTGTTGTTCTTGTTTTTTTACATATTTCATCTAATAACTTTAAAACTTGCTTACCTGTATTATAATCCAATGCTCCTGTTGGTTCATCACATAGTAATATTTTAGGTTTTTTTACTATTGCTCTTGCAATTGATACTCTTTGTTGTTCACCACCAGATAACTCATATGGATAATTATCACCTCTATTTACTAAACCAACCAATTCCAATGCTTTATTAGGATCTAAACTATCTTTTACTAAATCAGCTGCTAATTTAACATTTTCAAGAGCTGTTAAATTAGGAATTAAATTATAAAATTGAAATATAAAACCTACAACATTTCTTCTGTAAAGTGTTAAACTTTTATTGTCATACTTCACTATGTCATTTCCATCAACTATTACTTCACCTGATGTTGCAGTTTCAATTCCACCTAATATATTCAAAAGGGTGCTTTTACCAGCACCCGATGCACCCAAAATTACAGCAAATTCTCCTTCACTGATTTCAAAATTTATATCTTTATTGGCAGTTATAAAATTATATTTTTTATATAATTTATTTACTTTAATCAACTAAATTCCTTCTTTCAATTCAACTAATCTATCTATTACTTTTTGTATTCTAATTTTAAATACTCTTATTGCTTCTTTTCTTAAAGTATCTTTGTCTCTCTTTATTGCTACATAATGATTTCCACTTTTATCATCTCTAAATTTACCTATTTCTTCAGAATTTCTAGTATATTTATCAGCTATTTCATTTGCAAATTTATCCATTTGTACTTCATCAAAACCAGGACCTTTTACATTTGCATCAGCTAATAATTGATCAAATACTGAATTAACATACCCTCTTATTGCATTATGCATACCTCTTTCTGCATCTGTTCTTGCAGATATTTCTGATTTAGTAGCTTTTGATGCTACTGCTATATCATTATCAAAATCAAATCTATCTTTCACTTTATCTTCAATTTCTGATTTTTTAAAAAATTTATCATTAAATGTTCTATCACTTGATAATACCGTTGATGCGGAAATATTAAGTGAAACTGCCAATATTGATATAAGTAAATACTTTTTCATTTCTAACCTCCTACTATTATACTCTCTACTATTTTTAAATCACACTTTTCTAATAAATATTTCGTTGTCATTAAAATATTATCTATATTTTCATCTTTTTTATATAATAAATTTACTCTAGATATTTTTATAAATTCTTTCATAAAATCGATTATAGTATAATTTCCTTCAATTTTAAACGAAACACTTTTATTTATAAATATTACCAATTTAGTATATTTATTTCTTAAATTAAATATATCATTTCTAATTTCACACACATTTTTATTAGTATCTAAATTATAAATATGATATTCTTGAAATTTATCTTTGGGCATTTCACTTACGTTTACACCCACTACAAATTCTAATAAAGTTTGTATTTCTTTTCTTTTTCTAACTATATGATGCAATCTACAACGAGCCTCATATTTTTCAACATTTCCAATTAAAACTAATGGATCATCTTCAAAAGCAGGTTCCCCATCTATTAATCTTTGACTAGCATATGCTGATTTACCACACACTGTACAAATTGCAGATAATTTAGTAACTTCATCTGCTATTGCCATAAGTTCTGGTAAAGGTTTAAATGGTAATGCTCTAAAATCTTGGTCTAATCCAGCAACTATTACTCTTTTACCTAAATCAACACATTTTTTACAAAAATCTACTATCCCTTTTGGAAAAAATTGTATTTCATCTATCCCTATAACTTCTACATCGGGGTTTTGTGTTAATATATTTTCCATTTCATCTAAACTATTAATTGAATGAGCTGCAAAATTATTCTTATTATGTGAATAAATTCCATTTTCACCATATCTATTATCAATGCTGGGGCTAAAAACTAATATTTTTTGTTTTGCATAATTTGATCTTCTTAGTCTTCTAATTAGTTCTTCACTTTTCCCAGAAAACATACTCCCTGTTACTACTTCTAAACGCCCTATATATGTTTCCACTACATAAACCTCCATATTTTTTATTAATTATATTATATGATATATTATGTCTAAATGCAATTGATAAGTTAAAATATTTCACACAAATCTTTATCTATTATTATTTTATATATATTTTTTTGAATTTCATTATTTATACATTTTGGACTGGATAAATCCTAAAATAAATCACTAAATTCATCTTCAAATTCTTTTAATCCATCATTTTCTAAATAAAAAATAAAATCTTCTTTTTTATATTCATTAGAAATACCTGCATATGCATCATCAGAACAATAATATCCAAGTTTTCTTGCGACTTGTATTGCAAACTCTTTATATGCTTCACCAACAGCAGTTATAATATTACCATCTACTACAATAGGTTTATAAACAATATTTTTCTCATTAATAAATTTAAATTTCGTATTCATTTCAAAATACAAAGAATTAATAAAATTTTTATCTTTTAAAAGACCTGCTTTTGATAAGAATACTGGTCCTGCACAAATTGCTCCTATAATAAAATCATTATTTCCGTTAAAAGTTTTTAAAAAATCAGTTATTTTATCATCTCTCAATGAAATTCTAAGATCACTACATCCTGGTAATATAAGGCAATCATATTCTTTTATATTAAATTCATCAACAGTTTTATTAGGCACTATAAGAAAGCCTTCCTCAGATTTAATAATATCTTTACTTGTAGAAAATGTAACAGTTAAAGTATCATAATACCATCTAAATAAAGCAGATAAATTTGCTATTTCCTGAAAACTAAATTCATGAT
This region of Oceanivirga salmonicida genomic DNA includes:
- a CDS encoding thymidine kinase: METYIGRLEVVTGSMFSGKSEELIRRLRRSNYAKQKILVFSPSIDNRYGENGIYSHNKNNFAAHSINSLDEMENILTQNPDVEVIGIDEIQFFPKGIVDFCKKCVDLGKRVIVAGLDQDFRALPFKPLPELMAIADEVTKLSAICTVCGKSAYASQRLIDGEPAFEDDPLVLIGNVEKYEARCRLHHIVRKRKEIQTLLEFVVGVNVSEMPKDKFQEYHIYNLDTNKNVCEIRNDIFNLRNKYTKLVIFINKSVSFKIEGNYTIIDFMKEFIKISRVNLLYKKDENIDNILMTTKYLLEKCDLKIVESIIVGG
- a CDS encoding ABC transporter ATP-binding protein, with amino-acid sequence MIKVNKLYKKYNFITANKDINFEISEGEFAVILGASGAGKSTLLNILGGIETATSGEVIVDGNDIVKYDNKSLTLYRRNVVGFIFQFYNLIPNLTALENVKLAADLVKDSLDPNKALELVGLVNRGDNYPYELSGGEQQRVSIARAIVKKPKILLCDEPTGALDYNTGKQVLKLLDEICKKTRTTVVLITHNQEIAKMADKIIEISDASIKKITINNEKIDIEKIEW
- a CDS encoding DJ-1/PfpI family protein, whose product is MNKKIALLIYHEFSFQEIANLSALFRWYYDTLTVTFSTSKDIIKSEEGFLIVPNKTVDEFNIKEYDCLILPGCSDLRISLRDDKITDFLKTFNGNNDFIIGAICAGPVFLSKAGLLKDKNFINSLYFEMNTKFKFINEKNIVYKPIVVDGNIITAVGEAYKEFAIQVARKLGYYCSDDAYAGISNEYKKEDFIFYLENDGLKEFEDEFSDLF